In a genomic window of Gossypium arboreum isolate Shixiya-1 chromosome 9, ASM2569848v2, whole genome shotgun sequence:
- the LOC108454451 gene encoding uncharacterized protein LOC108454451 yields the protein MAAKYIIGSVVASFAVAYVIDKLVADEKIFGGTTPHTVSNKEWWEETDKKFQAWPRTAGPPVVMNPISRQNFIVKSGSE from the exons ATGGCAGCAAAATATATTATTGGTTCTGTTGTGGCATCATTTGCTGTTGCTTATGTAATTGATAAACTTGTTGCTGATGAGAAGATTTTTGGAG GGACTACACCCCACACTGTTTCCAACAAGGAATGGTGGGAAGAAACTGACAAGAAATTTCAGGCATGGCCACGCACTGCCGGTCCACCTGTGGTGATGAATCCCATCAGCCGCCAGAATTTCATTGTTAAGTCGGGTTCTGAATGA